In Rosa chinensis cultivar Old Blush chromosome 1, RchiOBHm-V2, whole genome shotgun sequence, a genomic segment contains:
- the LOC112183405 gene encoding 7-methylguanosine phosphate-specific 5'-nucleotidase A isoform X2, with protein sequence MSNRLLFVGTTICSNRCFIPHHFTSRSCFCSGTLRNQTNMESDEVVVVAHPHLLDTKIAAIRNAGPPKLQVIADFDATLTKYRVNGSRGQSSHGLLQQENPEYNNKRRELFEYYHPLEFSPAIPIEQKTKLMEEWWGKTHSLLIEGGLTYDGIRQSVADSTIAFREGVVELFEFLEKRDIPVLIFSAGLADIIEEVLRQKVHRLFKNVKIVSNRMVFDDNSHLVSFKGKTIHSLNKNEHALDMAAPLHEQLGDLDGPTYENASVKTRRNVILLGDHIGDLRMSDGLNYENRISVGFLNDNVENSIDSYREAFDVVYLNDAPMWGVVKLVSQLCPGGD encoded by the exons ATGAGTAATCGCCTCCTCTTCGTTGGCACCACCATTTGCTCTAATCGCTGCTTCATCCCACACCACTTCACTTCCAG GAGCTGCTTTTGTAGTGGTACCTTGAGAAATCAGACTAACATGGAATCCGATGAGGTTGTGGTGGTGGCTCACCCTCACCTTTTGGATACCAAAATTGCTGCTATTCGGAATGCGGGTCCCCCCAAACTCCAG GTTATAGCAGATTTTGATGCCACACTCACAAAGTACAGAGTGAATGGTTCTCGGGGACAAA GCAGTCATGGCCTTTTGCAACAGGAGAATCCTGAATATAATAACAAAAGGCGGGAGCTATTCGAATACTATCATCCATTAGAGTTCTCGCCAGCTATTCCAATTGAACAAAAAACTAAGCTTATGGAGGAATG GTGGGGAAAGACTCATTCTCTTTTGATTGAGGGAGGCCTTACCTATGATGGGATAAGGCAATCCGTTGCTGATTCCACAATTGCTTTTAGGGAGGGTGTTGTTGAATTATTTGAGTTTTTAGAG AAAAGAGACATTCCTGTTCTTATATTTTCAGCAGGACTTGCAGATATCATAGAGGAG GTCCTGAGGCAGAAAGTTCACAGATTGTTTAAAAATGTGAAGATCGTCTCCAATAGGATGGTATTTGATGATAACAGCCACCTTGTATCGTTTAAAG GGAAGACGATTCATAGTCTAAATAAAAATGAGCACGCTCTTGATATGGCTGCTCCACTTCATGAGCAATTAGGTGATTTAGATGGGCCAACTTATGAGAATGCGTCAGTCAAGACAAGAAGAAATGTCATTCTTCTGGGCGATCATATTGGTGACCTGCGAATGTCTGATGGTTTGAACTATGAGAATAGAATTTCCGTGGGATTTCT GAATGACAATGTTGAGAATTCTATTGATAGCTACCGCGAAGCCTTTGACGTTGTTTACCTG AATGATGCACCCATGTGGGGAGTAGTAAAGCTTGTTTCACAACTATGTCCTGGAGGTGATTGA
- the LOC112183405 gene encoding 7-methylguanosine phosphate-specific 5'-nucleotidase A isoform X1, with protein sequence MSNRLLFVGTTICSNRCFIPHHFTSRSCFCSGTLRNQTNMESDEVVVVAHPHLLDTKIAAIRNAGPPKLQVIADFDATLTKYRVNGSRGQSSHGLLQQENPEYNNKRRELFEYYHPLEFSPAIPIEQKTKLMEEWWGKTHSLLIEGGLTYDGIRQSVADSTIAFREGVVELFEFLEKRDIPVLIFSAGLADIIEEVLRQKVHRLFKNVKIVSNRMVFDDNSHLVSFKGKTIHSLNKNEHALDMAAPLHEQLGDLDGPTYENASVKTRRNVILLGDHIGDLRMSDGLNYENRISVGFLLWHTHKVSFTEIIFDVVWVMNLTTSSWKVLCHLVWLSKITHAAGLDRFSLDEQQY encoded by the exons ATGAGTAATCGCCTCCTCTTCGTTGGCACCACCATTTGCTCTAATCGCTGCTTCATCCCACACCACTTCACTTCCAG GAGCTGCTTTTGTAGTGGTACCTTGAGAAATCAGACTAACATGGAATCCGATGAGGTTGTGGTGGTGGCTCACCCTCACCTTTTGGATACCAAAATTGCTGCTATTCGGAATGCGGGTCCCCCCAAACTCCAG GTTATAGCAGATTTTGATGCCACACTCACAAAGTACAGAGTGAATGGTTCTCGGGGACAAA GCAGTCATGGCCTTTTGCAACAGGAGAATCCTGAATATAATAACAAAAGGCGGGAGCTATTCGAATACTATCATCCATTAGAGTTCTCGCCAGCTATTCCAATTGAACAAAAAACTAAGCTTATGGAGGAATG GTGGGGAAAGACTCATTCTCTTTTGATTGAGGGAGGCCTTACCTATGATGGGATAAGGCAATCCGTTGCTGATTCCACAATTGCTTTTAGGGAGGGTGTTGTTGAATTATTTGAGTTTTTAGAG AAAAGAGACATTCCTGTTCTTATATTTTCAGCAGGACTTGCAGATATCATAGAGGAG GTCCTGAGGCAGAAAGTTCACAGATTGTTTAAAAATGTGAAGATCGTCTCCAATAGGATGGTATTTGATGATAACAGCCACCTTGTATCGTTTAAAG GGAAGACGATTCATAGTCTAAATAAAAATGAGCACGCTCTTGATATGGCTGCTCCACTTCATGAGCAATTAGGTGATTTAGATGGGCCAACTTATGAGAATGCGTCAGTCAAGACAAGAAGAAATGTCATTCTTCTGGGCGATCATATTGGTGACCTGCGAATGTCTGATGGTTTGAACTATGAGAATAGAATTTCCGTGGGATTTCT GTTGTGGCACACACATAAGGTAAGTTTTACAGAGATTATATTTGATGTGGTCTGGGTGATGAACTTAACTACAAGTTCATGGAAGGTACTTTGTCACTTAGTCTGGCTGTCAAAAATCACACATGCAGCAGGCTTGGACAGATTTTCCCTGGATGAACAACAGTATTGA
- the LOC112183405 gene encoding 7-methylguanosine phosphate-specific 5'-nucleotidase A isoform X3, whose product MSNRLLFVGTTICSNRCFIPHHFTSRSCFCSGTLRNQTNMESDEVVVVAHPHLLDTKIAAIRNAGPPKLQVIADFDATLTKYRVNGSRGQSSHGLLQQENPEYNNKRRELFEYYHPLEFSPAIPIEQKTKLMEEWWGKTHSLLIEGGLTYDGIRQSVADSTIAFREGVVELFEFLEKRDIPVLIFSAGLADIIEEVLRQKVHRLFKNVKIVSNRMVFDDNSHLVSFKGKTIHSLNKNEHALDMAAPLHEQLGDLDGPTYENASVKTRRNVILLGDHIGDLRMSDGLNYENRISVGFLLWHTHKQAWTDFPWMNNSIDYQR is encoded by the exons ATGAGTAATCGCCTCCTCTTCGTTGGCACCACCATTTGCTCTAATCGCTGCTTCATCCCACACCACTTCACTTCCAG GAGCTGCTTTTGTAGTGGTACCTTGAGAAATCAGACTAACATGGAATCCGATGAGGTTGTGGTGGTGGCTCACCCTCACCTTTTGGATACCAAAATTGCTGCTATTCGGAATGCGGGTCCCCCCAAACTCCAG GTTATAGCAGATTTTGATGCCACACTCACAAAGTACAGAGTGAATGGTTCTCGGGGACAAA GCAGTCATGGCCTTTTGCAACAGGAGAATCCTGAATATAATAACAAAAGGCGGGAGCTATTCGAATACTATCATCCATTAGAGTTCTCGCCAGCTATTCCAATTGAACAAAAAACTAAGCTTATGGAGGAATG GTGGGGAAAGACTCATTCTCTTTTGATTGAGGGAGGCCTTACCTATGATGGGATAAGGCAATCCGTTGCTGATTCCACAATTGCTTTTAGGGAGGGTGTTGTTGAATTATTTGAGTTTTTAGAG AAAAGAGACATTCCTGTTCTTATATTTTCAGCAGGACTTGCAGATATCATAGAGGAG GTCCTGAGGCAGAAAGTTCACAGATTGTTTAAAAATGTGAAGATCGTCTCCAATAGGATGGTATTTGATGATAACAGCCACCTTGTATCGTTTAAAG GGAAGACGATTCATAGTCTAAATAAAAATGAGCACGCTCTTGATATGGCTGCTCCACTTCATGAGCAATTAGGTGATTTAGATGGGCCAACTTATGAGAATGCGTCAGTCAAGACAAGAAGAAATGTCATTCTTCTGGGCGATCATATTGGTGACCTGCGAATGTCTGATGGTTTGAACTATGAGAATAGAATTTCCGTGGGATTTCT GTTGTGGCACACACATAAG CAGGCTTGGACAGATTTTCCCTGGATGAACAACAGTATTGACTATCAAAGGTGA
- the LOC112203795 gene encoding uncharacterized protein LOC112203795, whose translation MVHSWIINTIDPEITDSVIYYPTAHEVWEDLRERFSQGNAPRIFEIQREIACLRQEQMSVSAYYTKLKGLWDELATYSEVSRGPQAKQQRLMQFLMGLNDTYSSVRGQILLMIPLPTVRQAYAAVAQDEKQRSLCASHPIADSSSSAAMAVRNSGRPNSTLGRGGRFEGVDRHNHRPDGNFVPQDGRRGNTDRRQGSRKGRSHCTYCGDPGHWVQTCYQLIGYPQVILKPNRAPVFRSH comes from the coding sequence ATGGTCCATTCTTGGATCATCAACACAATTGACCCAGAAATCACCGACAGCGTCATCTACTATCCTACCGCTCATGAAGTATGGGAAGATCTTCGTGAGCGATTCTCTCAAGGTAACGCACCACGAATTTTTGAGATTCAGCGAGAAATCGCTTGTCTCCGACAAGAACAGATGTCAGTCTCAGCCTACTATACAAAATTGAAGGGCCTATGGGATGAGTTAGCTACCTATTCAGAGGTATCTCGTGGACCACAAGCAAAACAACAAAGACTCATGCAGTTTCTAATGGGATTAAATGATACTTACAGTTCTGTTCGCGGACAAATTCTCCTGATGATTCCTTTGCCCACGGTTCGTCAAGCATATGCAGCGGTCGCTCAGGATGAGAAACAACGCTCTCTTTGTGCTTCTCATCCCATTGCAGATTCATCCTCAAGCGCAGCAATGGCCGTGCGCAATTCAGGGAGACCCAATTCCACTTTAGGAAGAGGAGGACGTTTTGAGGGAGTCGACCGACACAACCACCGTCCAGACGGCAATTTTGTGCCTCAGGATGGACGCCGTGGTAACACAGACCGGCGTCAAGGCTCACGCAAAGGAAGATCACATTGTACCTATTGTGGAGATCCGGGTCACTGGGTACAGACTTGTTATCAATTAATTGGCTATCCCCAGGTCATCCTAAAGCCAAACAGGGCACCGGTTTTTAGAAGCCATTAA